From Oryza sativa Japonica Group chromosome 4, ASM3414082v1, one genomic window encodes:
- the LOC4335990 gene encoding uncharacterized membrane protein At3g27390, with product MDKVKAWAGANYAEPMGSVEQSLRVAYVVLSFCAAFFLGGIKAAVVGPVAAALMVLGNVGVILLLFPAHVWWTIYSLIKTERINAGLKLAVLIALPVLFGLWLGLGIFGSALVALGYGFFTPWIATFEAFRQESESKKFVHGVVDGTWGTIKGSCTVVRDFADLCFHSYPVYLKELRESSQNCEPHSIRVLDVPSCIAVGLLGLIVDIPLYTVIALIKSPYMLFKGWQRLLHDLISREGPFLETVCVPIAGLAILFWPLVVVGSVLLAIVSSIFVGLYGAVVVYQEKSFQRGVSYVVAMVAEFDEYTNDWLYLREGTVLPKPSYRKRKSSSSTEFSVRTNASVKGGDQPSSNEAPAMLVPTLAPARSVREAIQEVKMVQIWENMMKNCELRGRDLLNLNVITTVDLTEWLRTKESGHEAIGLGVPSYSLLCMILHSIKAGSGGLLIGNGIEINQYNRPQDRLIDWFLHPVLVLKDQIQALKMTEEEVRFLEKLTLFIGNSERANGWDNGAEIPQDPVRAGQIQAISRRLVGIVRSMSKFPTYRRRHRHVMKLLVTYSVEKEGSFRSSASNRSVPIFEITQLEV from the exons ATGGACAAGGTGAAGGCGTGGGCGGGGGCCAACTACGCGGAGCCCATGGGGTCGGTGGAGCAGTCGCTGCGCGTCGCGTACGTGGTCCTCTCCTTCTgcgccgccttcttcctcggCGGCATCAAAG CGGCGGTCGTCggcccggtggcggcggcgctgatgGTGCTGGGCAACGTCGGCGTGATACTCCTCCTCTTCCCGGCGCACGTCTGGTGGACCATTTACTCCCTCATCaa GACTGAACGCATCAACGCCGGCCTGAAACTAGCGGTGCTCATCGCGCTGCCGGTGCTGTTCGGCCTCTGGCTGGGGCTGGGCATCTTCGGGAGCGCGCTGGTCGCCCTCGGCTATGGCTTCTTCACGCCGTGGATCGCCACCTTCGAGGCGTTCAGGCAGGAGAGCGAGTCCAAGAAGTTCGTGCATGGCGTCGTG GACGGGACGTGGGGGACGATTAAAGGCAGCTGCACGGTGGTTAGGGACTTTGCGGATTTATGCTTCCACTCGTATCCTGTTTATCTGAAGGAGCTGCGCGAAAGCTCGCAGAATTGCGAGCCCCATTCCATCAG GGTGTTGGATGTGCCCTCATGTATAGCTGTTGGTCTCTTGGGATTAATCGTTGACATTCCGCTCTACACCGTAATTGCGCTGATAAAGAGCCCCTATATGCTCTTCAAAGGTTGGCAGAGGCTGCTTCATGACCTTATAAGCCGCGAAGGTCCATTCCTTGAGACAGTTTGTGTGCCGATCGCTGGCCTGGCTATCCTTTTCTGGCCTCTGGTGGTTGTTGGGAGTGTCCTACTAGCTATCGTCTCGAGCATTTTTGTGGGTCTCTACGGAGCAGTCGTTGTCTACCAG GAGAAGTCGTTCCAGAGGGGAGTTTCTTATGTGGTTGCCATGGTTGCGGAATTTGACGAGTACACCAATGACTGGCTTTATCTCCGGGAAGGGACAGTTCTTCCGAA GCCTTCCTACCGTAAGAGAAAATCGTCCAGTTCCACGGAGTTTTCAGTCAGAACGAATGCTTCTGTTAAAGGAGGCGACCAACCTAGTTCCAATGAAGCTCCAGCAATGCTGGTTCCAACTTTGGCCCCAGCAAGGTCAGTTAGAGAGGCCATACAGGAAGTCAAAATGGTCCAG ATATGGGAAAATATGATGAAGAATTGTGAACTGAGGGGCAGGGATCTTCTGAATTTAAACGTCATAACAACTGTTGATCTTACTGAATGGTTACGAACAAAGGAAAGTGGGCATGAAGCAATAGGACTGGGAGTACCTTCTTATTCTCTGCTGTGTATGATCCTCCATTCGATCAAGGCCGGTTCTGGAGGGCTATTGATAGGCAATGGCATCGAAATCAATCAATATAACCGCCCCCAAGATCGGTTGATAGACTGGTTCTTGCACCCTGTGCTGGTGCTGAAAGATCAAATACAAGCGCTGAAAATGACGGAGGAAGAAGTGAGGTTCTTGGAGAAGCTGACCCTTTTCATTGGTAATTCTGAGAGGGCAAATGGGTGGGATAATGGTGCTGAAATCCCCCAAGATCCTGTAAGGGCAGGACAGATCCAGGCCATCAGTAGAAG GTTGGTTGGAATTGTAAGGAGCATGTCAAAGTTTCCTACGTACAGGAGGAGACACAGGCACGTCATGAAACTGCTCGTCACGTACTCCGTCGAGAAGGAAGGGTCGTTCAGATCATCCGCGTCGAATCGATCAGTACCTATCTTTGAGATAACGCAATTGGAAGTGTAA